ttcttccgtTCGCCACGCCCGTTTTGCCGCGTTAATATTACAACAATTAGTAGcagagcgattgtaattccgattatCCAATTATAATGGATTAATATTGCTGGCTCTTTCCGTAAATATATATATCGATATTATGATAGAATCACGTAATCTATgatgtcctttattgttccttattatttttttgggctttttgcattgacttaatAGGCAAGATCTTGTTGTTCCGCGTTAATATTACAACACATGCTTTGTAATTGATGCTTCAGGCATGTTTCACGCTTTTAGGCACGAACTGGGAAACTGCATGGCCAACGTGGACTCCTTGGTCCTGGTCTTAACCCAACGACGGTCAAACTTCCACTTGAACGAAATCTGTATGTTTCTTCCTGTTTCTTGGATGGAACTTGGTGTTGAATACATTGGCATGGAGCGTGTGGCATACGACTTGATTGTCAAATGTGCCTGATGTCGATGTCCTTGGTTAAAAAATGTACCTAACGTCGCGATTCCAATCGTTCTGGCGTGTACCCCTAATGAGCAATCGTCACTCAGATAGTCGAACCGGCGCGGGACCACCTCGCTTTGTACCGACAATTTGTTGGCTCCAATGGGGAGGGAGTTTGCTAATCTTTATGTGACCTTGGTTCCAAAGCCTTGTCGAGAGCATTTTGGGATTAAAATTCCTAATGCACTGTACTAATGTGGGGAAGTGAGCTTTTTTAAAATTGCGTGGACCGGTCGAGGCTCGTGAAAATGGTCTCGGACACCACCTGACCTCTTAACACAAAAAGAATGAATCTATATTTTCGTATATGCAATGACTTCATTTGGGATCACAATTAGAAAagggtttgaaaaatattgaccAAATTCTAGTGGGGCAAAGCATTATTAGTGACTGATTTCACTAGCAAATTGCTAAAAgtgtcttaaatctattacgtttgtatcaattcagtattaaatctttcaatttgaccatcctaaactttttgacgatttgccaatataaaCCTTCCAATCacttttggctgaaaatcattgacgtggactcTGATCGTCTTACATGATACGGCCGGTGctgatgtggaattttttttctttcaatttttgaaaaaaaacttattaactttttacataattttgcattctttctttcttttattttatttttcttgtatcTGGCGAGAGTCACCGGGACGTCGCCGGCcgggggtgtcaaaaaagcctgcGCCAGACGGGGTGGCCTGGCtcgaaaattcacttaattttcgaGCCTTTTCGAGCCAAGTTTGGTGCTCGGGCTAGGCCAACCCCCCACCCGACTTTTTTTAAcatcaatgttttcttttaatttaatttatttttatattttttcatttgatgggtttgttaattgattttgttccaaaaaaagaagaaaaaaaaatctgaccaTAATCCGGCCCGACACTACCCGACCCGGCTCGAGTTGGGCTGGGTAGACCTCGGTACTATTCtgttcgggccgggccgagaccAAGCCCGTTGACACCTCTATCGCCAGCCGCTTAGTCGCAAGTGAGCGACCTTTGCCTAGACTTGGCCGAGGCCCCGATAATCCTTGCCAGCgacggttaaaaaaaaaaagaaacaaaaaaacacaaaaaaaaaagttacaaaggtttttttgtaaaaaaaagaaattgcaaaaattgtccgACGCCGACGTGGGACGGCCAGTATGTGATTTGCGGGGAAGTATCACATTGACAAATAGTCAAAAAGGTTTTTGACTAAAAtgacaaaatgaaaatatttaggattgagttagcaaaagtgcaattgatttaagatttttatttttttagggtaATTATTCCATGGTTTCACCATGTTTACATGACTTTGACCCCAGTTGACCCAACGAGGCCAAAGCTTGGCATTGGTATAGGAACTTCAAAGAACCGAAGGCCCGTTTTGGCTTTTACTCTGCAAGCGTCGCCGCCCCCTTGGGTGTCATCATTGATTCATAAGGGCGTCGTACTTGCTTCGAGAACCTTCATCAAGAGGAGCTCCGATGCACGAGAGGTCCGGATTCTATTCTTCGGTGGCGAATTGCATTTTCACCCTGGATTAACAACAGGGTCCCAGGTTCGGGCTTGATGGACCCCGACTTGGGCGTCGAGGACTAGAGCCAGGCCTCGATGGACCTCGAATCGGGCATCAGCGACCGGGGCGCAGGCTCAAAGGCTTGATCCCAGGCTTGGGTATTTGGGACTAGAACTCGAACTCAATGAACACGTGCCCAACCTCGATGGACTTGGGCGTGGGCAATGTGGTCTCGGACTCATTCTCAATGGACCTGAGTATGGGCACGCCCAGGACCCGATAAGGAAGCCATCTTGGGCCTGCACGGGGTGCCAAGTTCCAGGCCCAATCCCTATGGACACAGGCACGGGTGCCAGAAACCCAAGCCCAGGCACCGAGGTCTTAGACCCAGCCTCGATAGACGTCGAGGTCCTAGGACTAGCCTCAATGGACACGGGCCTGTGTGTTGGCAACCCGAGCACTGGTACTGAGGTCATGGTCTCGCCCTTGATGGACCTAGTCACTGTCGGCCATGGAAATGGGGCCAATTTTCTTCTAGTCATCCCAGaaagattcaatttttaatttcattattGTTGTCTGTTCCTTATTTTCGTTTTTCTAATTGAAGGCATGTTATGTTATCAACCAATATCGTTTAGCGGGGAGAAAGCTCCCTCAACGGCCACAAATGGCCTCCTTCGCCTTCCCCGCTTCGCTGCATCGCCACCAGCTCGCTTCGCTCCCTCCATGTAAGCCCTCTCCGACCCTCGATTCCTCCAAATACCACCGCCACCCCACTCCCGCTTCCGCCCTCAGGAGTGACCCCAACCACTTGCTCGCCAAGCTCCCCACCGCGGACCGCGACCCTCCTTCGAAAACCGCGAGTGGTTTCGGTGTCGGAGACAGGGCTAGTTCGTCGGCCCGGCCTCCGAGGCCCAGCGGCGAAAAGTCGCAGAAGGAGTCTTTGAAGGACCTCGTGAGCTCGATCATAAGGGAGCGGTCCAAAAGGAGGGTCGGCGATGGCGAGAGCGCGAGGAGATCGTCGAAAGGCAAGACTACGAGGAGCGACTCGAGTTTGGGGCGGGGGAGTGATGTCGGAGTTGGGAATTACGGTTTACGTTCTGAAAAAGAGAGTGCAGCGGTGAAATCTGCGGATGATGATGGTGGTAGTTCGGGAGGTAGAGTGGGGAAGCAGAAAATGAGCAGGAATGTCGGCGTTAGTGTCACGGAGGCGGCTAATGAGAGTAGGAAGTCTACGAGAAGTAAGGTCGAGTCGCCTGACGTTCGGTTGAGAGTCGCGCTTGATATGTGCTCGAAAAGTGGGGATTTTTTGGGGGCGGTTCAGTGGTACGAGTCGGCTCGTAAGGAAGGGATTCAATTGGTGCAGTATCATTACGCTGTGCTGTTGTATCTCTGTGCTTCTGCGGCTGTCGGTGTTGTTCAGCCTGCTAAAAGCGGAAGTGGCATGAGGACTTTGAATAGCTTGGACTTGTCGAATGCACATGTCGCTACAAATTACGTCAAGTTTGGTGAGGTAGATGAAGTCATGCCAAATGACCTCCAGTCAATTGGTGCCCGTAGGGTTGAGGGAAATGATAGCAAAATGGATTTACGTTCAAGGCGCACCTATGGCAATGTTGAGTATACCGACAGAATTAAGAGCATCAGGCAGAACTTTAATGGGTTTCCAAAACCCAAATCTCATGTTTCAGATCGGCTGAATGATGCAGGACAAACTAAAAGTGGTTCCTCCGGTACTGAAAATGAGGCTATAGACCAAGAGCAGGTCGTTATATTAGATGAGAATGTCAAGAAGTATGCGGTTGTAAAGGGATTTGAAATCTACGGGGAGATGTGCTCAGATAAAGTCCCAATGAATGAAGCCACTTTGACATCTGTGGCCAGAATGGCAATGTCAATAGGTGATGGAGACTTGGCGTTTGACATGGTGAAGCAAATGAAGTCTTTGGGGATAAATCCTCGGTTGCGGTCCTACGGTCCTGCTTTATCAGCTTTCTGCGATAGTGGAGACATTGAGAAAGCATTTGAAGTTGAAAAACATATGCTGAAGAATGGTGTCTATCCAGAGGAGCCTGAACTGCAAGCACTACTAAGAGTAAGCATAGCTGTTGGAAAAGGGGACAAGGTGTATTATTTGTTGCACAAACTCAGAACAAGTGTAAGGAAGGTCTCTCCCTCTACTGCAGATCTAATTGAGGACTGGTTCAAAGGCAAGATAGCTGCAAGACTAGGGAAAAGGAAATGGGATCAAAGAGATATAAGAGAAGCAATTAGAAATGGTGGTGGAGGCTGGCATGGGAAAGGTTGGTTGGGAAGAGGCAAGTGGAGTGTATCACGTGCATCGGTTGGTTCTGATGGCTCATGCAAATGCTGTGGCAGAAAATTGGCCACAATTGATCTTGATCCTTGGGAAACAGAAAAATTTGCCGAGTCAGTTGCAGCCTTGGCTCTAAAGAGAGATAAAAACTCCAGCTTTCAGAAATTTCAAGTACGAATTTCCCCAGTCAACCTTCCTAATTGTAATTTTCACTGTGTCTCCGAGAATCAGATAGACTGATTCAGCATTTGCAGAAATGGCTCGATTATTATGGACCATATGAAGCAGTAATTGATGGAGCTAATGTAGGCCTTTTCAGTCAGCACAGATTCTTACCAGCAAAGGCAAGTTTTTTAAAAGTTGAAGGCAGATCACCTGTAAAGGTCCATAGTGATTGTTCTTGTGCACTTATTGAAATCAAATCTGTAGGTTAATGCAGTTGTTAATGGAATCCGTCAGAAGCTTCCTTCAAGAAGATGGCCTCTCATTGTTTTACACAATAGGCATATTACAGGAAACAAGATGGAAGTACCAGTGAACAGGGCAATCATTGACAAGTGGACAAATGCGGATGCACTCTATTTAACACCTACTGGATCCAATGATGACTGGTGAGATATTGAATTCGCAAATTACAATCAGAAAGTTTGCATCTTTATTGTCATTTCGGGGAATATTGAAACCTCCGTAGTGCATGCAGTTTAAATTAAACCGACATGAGAAATAACGTGTGTTTCAGGTATTGGTTGTATGCAGCTATCAAATTTAAGTGCTTAGTGGTGACCAACGATGAAATGAGGGACCATACATTTCAACTTCTAGGAAATGACTTCTTCCCCAAATGGAAAGAAAGGCATCAAGTGAGTCTAGTTGGATTTCCCGTTAATCTTGATTATGAGTCTCTTTTGCTTGTCAAGGTCATAGCTTTTCGACTTTTTTATCATTTCCTAAATCATGCGGTAATTTATGAGTCTGATTAGAGTCGCTGTTGCAAACTATAATGTCATTTGTGTTTCTGTTTCCAAGGTACGTTTCAGCTTTTCTGTTGCCGGTCCGGAGTTTCACATGCCTCCTCCGTGTTCTGTAGTAATCCAGGTGAATAGCACAGATTTATTTTCTATGCTGCAGACATCTCCCGTTATAGATGGATAAGGGTGATACGATTGAGTTTTTGTTTCTTGTGGTGTGTGCATGCATGCTTGCAAATTTGGGTATCGCATTTGCGTCTTGCAAGCTTTGATAGGTTGGGACATTGTGTAATCCTTTGGTGAAACAATGTCCACAGGAGTCCGAGAATGGCCACTGGCATATACCCATTTTGCTGGAACATGGGTATGAAGCAGATAGAACGTGGTTATGTGTGACGCGTGCTGTCTCTGGATCGGAAACCAGACCTGAAGGTAGTAGATTGTATGCTGAGTCAAGTTTACTTTTTGATAAGCTGAAACATCTATTTTTCACGATAAATGCTTGCCTGCCCTGACTGTGGGCCGACTAAAAACGTTATTCATCAAAACACACTGTATGGCAGTGTTAACTACATGATATGATTACATGAAACTTTTGCTGCCCccccaacaccaccaccacaaaCACACACACCCCAACCCCTCAGGACAAAAAAAGATTATAGAAGCTTTTGTAATCGGATTATTttgctctcttttctctttgcaaTCTAAGCTCTATGTTTCACCTTGTTCATTCCTCTTTTGCTTATGGTATGTTTTTTGTCTTGGAAAAACAACTCCATATAATCTTTATCTCTATTAATCAATGAAGAGGATAACTAGTCTAACCAGTTCTGACAATCAAGGGCAAGAGCAAAGTCTGTGttaaaaatttagggagaaGTGCACATTccatttataaaattatttgatttcCACACTCATGCTAGTGTTTTTCGATGAAACATTATTTTGTTCTGATCCAGATCATTTCAGGTAATGCTAACCGGTACTTGGTCTTACTTTTTATACTTTTCATTTGCTCAACACTCAATCCTCCTCACCAACTGATTCTCACTACTCAGTTTTGCTGCTGATAAGGAGGTCTTTTGTCCAATTCCCAGTGACTAGGTTCACCACCTAACTGTTTCCCATCTCCATAACTTGCAGAGGTGGGGTATTGGGTGAGTAGAAGATACAAAAGCCTAGAAGGCCATTCTTAAATTTGGTTGATATCAACATTTGGTAGTCATGggccgtaccatttttatggagtGCTTGGATATTCTTGTGGTTTCCAATTGGCAGTTCAATATATACCACGTTCCCGATGTCTTCAATCCTAGAATTCTGAGGTTGAATTTAGTGCTAAAGATTTGGTGTTTACTCTTCAGTACAGTTTCAAGGACTTGTTGAGTGCTTCATCgatgttagagtaattaaatattaaaccatgcctttatctatcagcttaagcttttaaaacaattggtagtggtcccacaaaatcttatATAGTATCGGAGCaggaggtcttgagttcaagGCTTAGTGCGAGGaggagtgttagagtaattaaatataaacCACACCTTCATCTatcagcttaagtttttagaatagttggtggTGGTCCAACAAAATCTTACAATTGACAATTAATAGCGACATCAAACTAGGCTTCTTGTCCCTCCAAGATGAGAGAAGGGAGAATTTGCAGGCATAAGTGTGGTGGCAGGTGTTAATCTGCAATCATGTGAATACTTTCATCATCTGTAGCTGGCTTTATTAGTTTTCACATAGTTTGTGGTGGCAGGTGTTAATCTGCAATCATGTGAATACTTTCATCATCTGTAGCTGGCTTTATTAGTTTTCACATAGTTTCTATTTTGTGCAAGTATCTTAATTTATTTCATAGAGCTGGTTTCGCTGAGCAAATGTGTACATGAATAGCCTCTGTTCATTGTCTACTGTTCTTGACAAAACGTTCTGATATATCTTATTCTGATGCCAAGTGATATTCATATGtggttttttccaaaattattgcctgattttttctaattaatcaCATAAAGTTTGTTGAACTGGTTCTCTGGTTTGATTTTTatgtctttgcttttgtttagATCTGCAATTACATCAACAGAGTGAGCAACATGTGATGGAAGGCAAAGAGCCACAAGTCGAAGTTGATCCCTTTTCAGAAACGCTTCAACCTAACCATGACTGCATTAGAAAATCACCTCCTGAGACACATCAAAATCTCAAAAGCATATTCGCAGCGTCTGTATCATCAAACGACGGCACCCTCCTGTCAGAACTTGACACTGCAGAGAGGTGTGGCGATTGTATTATTGATTTCCAAATATAGATTCATTGAGAATCAGTTCACATCCTTTTGTTATCTTGTCACCGAGATCAAAGAAGTTGGAGTGCCTATGTACAGACACGAGGCACGGTTGATTTTTCTAAGGTGTAGAGAGCCCTTCGTTGGCGGAAAAGCTTATTTCGCAAGAATGTACTTTCCCGAGCATTGTAACTTTGGAGTAGATGCAATTTCTTGCCTAATATAATTCAGGAAAAAATTTTCCCGCTTCATTTTCCTTTGGAGCTGCGGAAGTAGTCTTTGGTTGGTGTTGAAAGTTGGTACATCTGCTCTAAGATCGCATTACGGGTAACACCAGATGTAGCTTTTTCATTAAGGTGAAAATTGATGGGGGTCGAAATACTGCAAAAGTATTGATTTGTGTGGCTTACGGGTAGAATCCATGGATGGACCAAGCAAACTCGTCGCTATGTCAGCATACTAGCGTATAGCGCTATTATTTTGTACAATGGTATTCGTATTTGCTCTTCTTGTTTGTGTCGTTCGTGGCATTGGCTCTTTGTGAAGAGGAGAGACGGATCTGAACATGGTGGCACAGACATACCTTTTCATAGGATACTTACTCCGGGGGGAGAAGCAATTGACCATGCTATGGACAATGTCTTCTCCACCACGATGTGCCACACAAACGGAGAGGTCAATCTCTTTTGGAGCTGGTGTTACTCTTTCAAATGGTAGTATTTCTCGTCCATTCATTCGAAAAGAATGCAAGGAACTTGTGTCGAGAGAAATTATTCAGCAATGTTGTTCGTATATGGAGTAGGTGCATGTCAAACCTCGAAATAAGGGGACTAGCAAATGTCCGAAGAAATTGAGAACGGACCGGTTCTTAGATTATGTGGGCTCCATGTGGAGGGATTTGACGCTCACGCAATAAATGTCGCTTTGTTTGATTTTATGTCTCTTCCCTTAGGAATCATTTTTATTGGTTTCGAGAAATTTTAGTCGTCTTGCTAAAATATTTCTCGTTTGTGTTTGCCATGGGCTAAGTGCATGGGAGACCTTGAATGGTCGGTTCCGTGCTGGAACTGCATTTGCCTGTGAGCAAGAATGCCATTCTTGATATAACGATTCTTTGGCATTTCGCCTAGTCAAATCTTCATGTGTCGCCATGCATCTGTGGCCCCTAAAAGTGATGGTCCTGTCAGGAACTGAACGTGTCTTTTTCTATCTATGATGGAGGAGAAAAGGGAAGGAACACAAGATCACGGGGCTGCAACTCatttctttgtccttttttgcTGCActtaattttgttcttttgctcCCTTTTTTGACAGAATAACATTAAATGGGGTTTTCAGGTTTTGGTTCATCGAACAGTTCATTGAGAATCACGAGTCACGGGCAGccaatcatctctctctcactctagAAGAGACCCTTTGTTGATAGAAATGGCATGTTCATTTCTTTCTTCAGGTAGATTCTGAAGAAAGGAATGGAAGACTCCAAGCGCACCCGCATAAACCCAGAAGCCGATGAGTCCAAGGATGTTGTTCGCTTCGACAAGTCTCTTCAAGTAAGAATTCCACGGTTCCTCGAGATATggttgctgaaactttcattgtTTGGACTCTGCATTTCGTTATCTGGAACTTGTTGCTGAGTTGTGGTTCTGTGTTGCTAATCTATGGTAGGAACTTAAAGATTTGCGGTCTCAGCTTCATTTGGCTGCAGATTACTGCGAGTCGAGGTTCTCGAACGCAGAAGAGAAGAGGATGTGAGCATTTCTTACCATTGAACCCTTAAATCTTTTTACACCCATGAGAGAGAATTTACTGCTCAACTTTTCTCTAGTGTAAGCGGGTTGCTTGAATTCTAGTTGAGCTTGCTAGAGTAAATTGAGATGCAGCATGTATAAATTTAGCAACCCAAACTTGCTTACTTCGCTAATGAACTGTCTTTTCCAGGAGTTGCTTTTCTTTATATTCCTTTGTACTGACGTTATGTcgaaaattctctctctctttttttcccttttggctcgCAGGGTTGTTGACAACACTAAAGAGTACATATGCAAGGCCATGGTCACAGTGGTCGATCATCTCGGGAATGTCTCTGCTAATCTCAATTGCTGCCTTTCCAATGCCTGTGAATTCTCTAGTACGGAGCTTCGGATTGACTGCCTGAAGCAAGTCAGTGCGTACATACATGTCTCCCTTAGTAACCTCTAAATTATGCTGCAAATGAGGAATCTTAGGCCATGAATGATGATTCAAAATGTTTTTGTTCAACAGAGACTTGTGTTGTGTGAAGGGTATGTTAACAAGCTTGCTCTGACCGGAGTCCAATGGAATGCTGTTCTGCCAAGACACAATCCTAGATACTTATTAACTTGtataattctctcttttctttctgagTAGTAACCCGTAGTATTCTCTTCCCTAAATTCAAAAGCTAGTAAATGCTGGTGTAGTCCTGCTTATGTTCTTGCTAGAGATTAAACCCTTCTGTTTTTCTTGATCAGCTGTCAAGAATGTCGAGACGTCAAAGGAGGTCAGGAGGTAATATTCCGGGACAAGTAGAAGATACCAGGCTAGAGATTCACGAAGTGATCAAGAACTTCAAGGAAACATCTTTGAATTGAATTCTTTGTTTTGGTTCCTTATGGTCTTATGGTACAGGGATTCTGAGAACCAAACGCCAGAAGTCGGAGAGAATCAAGAGCTCAAAACAGAGGAGGGCTTGCCACTTTTCTTGTGTACCCATACGAACAAGCCATCACTTGCCAAGAACTTAACAGCACAAGCTGATGGGAGGAAGACAGATGCTAATGCAATAATAGGTACTCTTGGAAGCTTCACATACAGTAATTGCTCAACTCATCATAAGGAACTATTAGGTTCTGTTTACCCAACTTGGTGACATTGTGGATGCTTCTCTAATATGATTGATTGCCATTCTTCTTATGGTGTCTAAAACAGTTCCTGTCCGCAATGGCCTGTCCATACTGTCGAAAAGCTTGAACCCTACTTTCCATTTCCAGGTGAAAAATTTTGCGCCCGGTTCTTTTTGGCGCTAGTTTGGTAGAAATCATGCCCACATTGTTCGTGCAAACACACTCCAGGAAAGTGCGACGCGTGATAGTTCATTGTATTGTTGTACTGCAGGGTGCTCCAAAACTCGGACGCAACGCCCCGATCAGAAAGTCGGCTCATAGTAGTGACATCCTATCTCTAATTCGACGCGTTAGACAGACAGCATGAGGGCTATCCATGGTGTGACTCCATTTGCTGGGTGAATCGCAACTATTTTCTGGAGCCTCAGGGTGATCAAGTTTGCAGTTCAATGGATGAGGCCCCCATTCACTAGCCAAAATTGCTCAGTTGCTGTATCTTGAGATGAGATAGGATTCTGTATAATAAAAATGCTCAGTTTCGCAGTTTCTGAACTTGCATTCTAAGCTCCTGTCCTAAATCCCTGTGACAGAAACCAGAGAACCCTCAATATCACCAGACACACAACATAAACATCATTTTCACCAACATAACTATGCATGCATCAAGGCTTATGCTTATTGACCGGCACTCTTTGTCATGTCAAGGTAGCTCTTCCTCTTTCTATCCGCTGCAATAACCTCCTGGGCCGCCATAAGTTATTGTATACCCCATTTTTTCCAGgtagtgatcgtttttcaagtCATAGACATTGGATTTATCCACCCACTCGGCCTCTTTCCTTGGAGTATAGAATGTGCCAAGCGAGCTAGTCCAATGGAGTCCTCGGAAGCATGCCGCGTgcgtatagtcgccgtcgggcTTGTGACCACTTCCCATCGGCGGACAAACTCCGTCGCTTCCGGCCAGTCCGATTCCTCCCCAGGCTATATGCAGGGAGCCGTTGCGCAAATTCAGGAATAATTCCTTCGGCCAGTAACCCACCGGAATCGGCGGATAGAACACATTCAACCACCAATTGCCAGTATACATGTCCTATTTAGAAGCAAAGGCTGTTGATATTAATCTCATATACACATATATAAACCAATGTATATATGCTCTAAATTACCTTAATATCGGGAAAATtgctattaaaaatgagataacgACATGAATAGTcattgaactttagcctaatatgcagtatgatccttgaacttcagCTCAATTGCAATGTGGTCCGTGAACTTCTAATTAGTTCTGTGTGGCCCCCGTACTTTTGCTACATCTAATGTAATACCGGAATTATATGAAAacgttcaatattgtccttccATTTATTCAAATTCAGGGACAACattcaacattttcatatagtctggggattaaattgaaaatgtatCAAAATTCCAAGGATCACATTTCTcgaacaaatgaaaatttcggggatcacattgcatattggactaaagttcggagagcacattaaacaaatttaaaatttagaagaccgcattacatattgggctaaagttcagagACAATTCGCGTAATTTTTCCTCAGAAAAATCGAAGTTACCTGTTGGATATACATTATGAGTTCGTACTGCTGTCCACCATAAACGGAAGCGGGCTGTAATGGAAAATTGGTCGTTATTGTCCTGTGTACCTGGACAAAGCCTGGACACAACACATTGTAGCATCCGTCACGATAGCCATCTCCCTGTGTGAACAAGAATGATGCTTTAGTCAATTAAGCAATCGGACTTAGGTTTAATTTCTAAAGctttgtttgaaataaattcAAGGAAAGAATAGTTCGACGGGAGGATTATTTAACTATATTTAAACTGACCGTCCAGTACGTGAACAACCGGGGAAGTGTATCGCCGCTGAGTTGTGGACAAACCTTAGTGAAGCAACAACAAATGTTAGATTGCTTTCGGCTTCTTTCGTTCATCGTGTTTCTATTCGTTGGCTGTcgaagaagaaaaatgtttgCTGTACTAATTTTTAAGGATACGCCACAAGTTTACTCACCGACCAACCCGCTACAATCATGCTGATATGATCCGGAGGACCGGTTTCGATCCATATATTATGGAAACTGCATTGCTCACGAGAAACGGTTAGATTGTAGAGGGTTGTGCCTCCGCCACCTCCGTATTTGATGTTCTTTACCATGTTATCCCTGATAGAAACCACCTGCAAACGAAATCATGATTTGAACATCCAGAACTAGAAGCCGGGAAGAGTTAAAAAGATGGAATACttgcccaaaaagtcctaaatcttttgattttgccaattcagtcatagatattttcatgttttaccagccaattgagtccattcggccaattttgggcaaaaatcgCTTAAGTGAATGCCGaccattttctattttgcttttttttttcccctcttccgACCATCCGGGCCTCATCGATAGCCGGTGACCTTTGCTAGGCCTCTGGCGAAGGTCGCCCTCGCCTGATCGGAGTATCTGATCATGTGcatgctagagagagagagagagagagagatttacatGTTGATTAGGAGGAAAGTTTGGTCCTGTAGCCACAACCGATGGCATCTTTGGCAAGGATCTTGCCCTAACCAGAACTTCCCTTGTCACTCTCGGAATCGGTACTGTCCCAACCGGACAAGCTTTTCTGACCCCATGCTCTACGGATTTTGCATCTGGCGGACTCCTTCGAAAGCTAGCAAAATGCAAATTCGGTTTTGTCTACAAAGATGAAAGTAAATTTTACAAGAGTATGAAATAAAACATTCTAGTCGCAACGGTTTCGCGACGACGGGCGTGTGTTCTTCTACGGTTCCAATGAACGTGGGGAGCGTGGCGATTGTTAACCTGGACTTTGTGATTCTTCAGTAGAGGATGATCGAGCGCCGGCTGCTCGGTAATATCGATGCGATCGACGACATCTCCTTCCTCGGTCTCCACGGAATTTCGATACGGTCAGTTTGT
This genomic interval from Rhodamnia argentea isolate NSW1041297 chromosome 4, ASM2092103v1, whole genome shotgun sequence contains the following:
- the LOC115740602 gene encoding proteinaceous RNase P 1, chloroplastic/mitochondrial-like isoform X5 — encoded protein: MASFAFPASLHRHQLASLPPCKPSPTLDSSKYHRHPTPASALRSDPNHLLAKLPTADRDPPSKTASGFGVGDRASSSARPPRPSGEKSQKESLKDLVSSIIRERSKRRVGDGESARRSSKGKTTRSDSSLGRGSDVGVGNYGLRSEKESAAVKSADDDGGSSGGRVGKQKMSRNVGVSVTEAANESRKSTRSKVESPDVRLRVALDMCSKSGDFLGAVQWYESARKEGIQLVQYHYAVLLYLCASAAVGVVQPAKSGSGMRTLNSLDLSNAHVATNYVKFGEVDEVMPNDLQSIGARRVEGNDSKMDLRSRRTYGNVEYTDRIKSIRQNFNGFPKPKSHVSDRLNDAGQTKSGSSGTENEAIDQEQVVILDENVKKYAVVKGFEIYGEMCSDKVPMNEATLTSVARMAMSIGDGDLAFDMVKQMKSLGINPRLRSYGPALSAFCDSGDIEKAFEVEKHMLKNGVYPEEPELQALLRVSIAVGKGDKVYYLLHKLRTSVRKVSPSTADLIEDWFKGKIAARLGKRKWDQRDIREAIRNGGGGWHGKGWLGRGKWSVSRASVGSDGSCKCCGRKLATIDLDPWETEKFAESVAALALKRDKNSSFQKFQKWLDYYGPYEAVIDGANVGLFSQHRFLPAKVNAVVNGIRQKLPSRRWPLIVLHNRHITGNKMEVPVNRAIIDKWTNADALYLTPTGSNDDWYWLYAAIKFKCLVVTNDEMRDHTFQLLGNDFFPKWKERHQVRFSFSVAGPEFHMPPPCSVVIQESENGHWHIPILLEHGYEADRTWLCVTRAVSGSETRPEE
- the LOC115740602 gene encoding proteinaceous RNase P 1, chloroplastic/mitochondrial-like isoform X1, with the protein product MASFAFPASLHRHQLASLPPCKPSPTLDSSKYHRHPTPASALRSDPNHLLAKLPTADRDPPSKTASGFGVGDRASSSARPPRPSGEKSQKESLKDLVSSIIRERSKRRVGDGESARRSSKGKTTRSDSSLGRGSDVGVGNYGLRSEKESAAVKSADDDGGSSGGRVGKQKMSRNVGVSVTEAANESRKSTRSKVESPDVRLRVALDMCSKSGDFLGAVQWYESARKEGIQLVQYHYAVLLYLCASAAVGVVQPAKSGSGMRTLNSLDLSNAHVATNYVKFGEVDEVMPNDLQSIGARRVEGNDSKMDLRSRRTYGNVEYTDRIKSIRQNFNGFPKPKSHVSDRLNDAGQTKSGSSGTENEAIDQEQVVILDENVKKYAVVKGFEIYGEMCSDKVPMNEATLTSVARMAMSIGDGDLAFDMVKQMKSLGINPRLRSYGPALSAFCDSGDIEKAFEVEKHMLKNGVYPEEPELQALLRVSIAVGKGDKVYYLLHKLRTSVRKVSPSTADLIEDWFKGKIAARLGKRKWDQRDIREAIRNGGGGWHGKGWLGRGKWSVSRASVGSDGSCKCCGRKLATIDLDPWETEKFAESVAALALKRDKNSSFQKFQKWLDYYGPYEAVIDGANVGLFSQHRFLPAKVNAVVNGIRQKLPSRRWPLIVLHNRHITGNKMEVPVNRAIIDKWTNADALYLTPTGSNDDWYWLYAAIKFKCLVVTNDEMRDHTFQLLGNDFFPKWKERHQVRFSFSVAGPEFHMPPPCSVVIQESENGHWHIPILLEHGYEADRTWLCVTRAVSGSETRPEDLQLHQQSEQHVMEGKEPQVEVDPFSETLQPNHDCIRKSPPETHQNLKSIFAASVSSNDGTLLSELDTAERSKKLECLCTDTRHG